The proteins below are encoded in one region of Aequorivita iocasae:
- the acs gene encoding acetate--CoA ligase, with protein MSNYHIKNLEEYFQVYRKSVRDPESFWEEIAEENFMWRKRWNNVLEYDLAKPEVSWYKGAKLNITENCIDRHIYTRGDKTAIIFEPNDPSEAAEHITFKELHERVCRFANVLLEQGIKKGDRVCIYLPMIPELAVSLLACARIGAIHSVVFAGFSATALATRINDSDCKMIITSDGSYRGNKTIDLKGIVDEALENCEGVKTVLVAKRINSEICMNPNRDKWLQPLLDEAYHDCVAVVMDAEDPLFILYTSGSTGKPKGMVHTTAGYMVYTAYTFKNVFQYRENDVYWCTADIGWITGHSYIVYGPLANGATTLMFEGVPSYPDFGRFWQVVEKHKVNQFYTAPTAIRALAKERLDFSENYDLSSLKVLGSVGEPINEEAWHWYDENIGKRKCPIVDTWWQTETGGIMISPIPYSTPTIPTYATLPLPGIQPALLDENGEELKGNLVSGRLCIKYPWPGMARTIWGNHERYRETYFSTFENKYFTGDGALRDSTGYYRITGRVDDVIIVSGHNLGTAPIEDAINEHPAVAESAIVGFPHYVKGNALYGFVILKEVGESRLHENLRKEINQIITEHIGPIAKLDKIQFTTGLPKTRSGKIMRRILRKIAERDTANLGDITTLLNPEVVQEIIEGAV; from the coding sequence ATGAGCAATTACCACATCAAGAATTTAGAAGAATACTTTCAAGTCTACAGAAAATCGGTTCGCGATCCCGAAAGTTTTTGGGAAGAAATTGCAGAAGAAAATTTTATGTGGCGCAAACGGTGGAACAATGTACTCGAGTATGACCTTGCAAAACCTGAAGTTTCTTGGTATAAAGGGGCAAAACTTAACATAACCGAAAACTGCATCGACAGACATATTTATACACGTGGTGACAAAACAGCCATCATTTTTGAACCCAATGATCCTTCTGAGGCTGCAGAGCATATAACATTTAAAGAACTTCACGAGCGAGTTTGCAGGTTTGCAAATGTACTGTTGGAACAAGGTATAAAAAAGGGTGACAGAGTGTGCATATACCTACCCATGATTCCTGAATTGGCAGTTTCTTTGCTTGCCTGCGCGCGTATCGGCGCTATACACTCGGTGGTTTTTGCTGGTTTTTCTGCAACTGCACTTGCTACGCGCATTAATGATTCTGATTGTAAAATGATTATTACCAGTGACGGTTCTTACCGCGGCAATAAAACAATTGATTTAAAAGGTATCGTAGATGAGGCTTTGGAAAACTGCGAAGGCGTAAAAACTGTTTTGGTTGCAAAACGCATCAATAGTGAAATATGCATGAACCCAAATCGCGATAAATGGCTCCAACCATTATTAGATGAAGCCTATCATGACTGTGTAGCTGTGGTTATGGATGCCGAAGACCCCTTGTTTATATTATATACGTCGGGCTCTACCGGAAAACCCAAAGGAATGGTACACACCACAGCTGGTTATATGGTCTATACAGCTTATACTTTTAAAAATGTATTTCAATATCGCGAAAATGATGTGTATTGGTGCACGGCAGATATTGGTTGGATTACCGGCCACAGCTATATCGTTTACGGCCCTTTGGCAAATGGCGCTACAACACTAATGTTTGAAGGCGTACCTTCGTATCCAGATTTTGGAAGGTTTTGGCAAGTTGTAGAAAAACACAAAGTCAACCAGTTTTATACCGCTCCCACCGCCATTAGGGCATTAGCAAAAGAACGGTTGGATTTTTCTGAAAATTATGATCTTTCCTCCTTAAAAGTTTTGGGGAGTGTGGGTGAACCTATCAACGAAGAAGCTTGGCATTGGTATGATGAAAACATTGGGAAAAGAAAATGTCCCATTGTAGATACTTGGTGGCAAACTGAAACGGGCGGGATCATGATTTCGCCCATTCCTTACTCAACACCCACTATTCCCACATATGCCACCCTGCCATTGCCGGGAATACAACCTGCACTGCTGGATGAAAATGGCGAAGAGCTAAAAGGCAATTTGGTGAGTGGACGTTTGTGCATCAAATATCCGTGGCCCGGAATGGCAAGAACTATATGGGGCAATCATGAACGGTACCGTGAAACTTATTTTTCAACTTTTGAGAACAAATACTTTACAGGAGATGGCGCACTGCGTGACAGCACGGGCTATTACCGAATCACAGGCCGTGTGGATGATGTTATAATTGTTTCAGGACACAACTTGGGCACTGCGCCTATTGAAGACGCAATAAACGAACATCCGGCAGTGGCAGAAAGTGCCATTGTAGGTTTTCCGCACTATGTGAAGGGAAATGCGCTTTATGGATTTGTAATATTAAAAGAGGTTGGAGAAAGCCGCCTGCACGAAAACCTGAGGAAAGAGATAAATCAAATCATTACAGAACATATTGGACCCATTGCCAAATTGGACAAAATACAATTTACTACAGGTCTGCCAAAAACCCGAAGTGGAAAAATAATGCGCCGCATCCTTAGAAAAATTGCCGAAAGGGACACTGCAAATCTCGGCGATATCACTACGTTGCTAAACCCAGAGGTTGTACAGGAAATAATAGAAGGAGCGGTTTAA
- a CDS encoding helix-turn-helix domain-containing protein produces the protein MNSIQVNSLPLKDVIRDIAQVFNISHTENCGEYLLQLPPSVGEGTIRGINFDGGLGLIQYDCIFNKDFEIHFVVNNVHPLKFLYTVNGILHHRFENEEELHEINQYQNAIVASSKHNGHVLFFKAEEKIKVNSLEIDREKFQTKMECDINSLDDELEKLFKDIEASGAFYYNGNYSLNIADILNQMIDFTAENFTRKLFLEGMAYQILTHQILQYQDDKMDEGNRTLLRSSELKQIHMASSLIENNISQIPTVENLAKEAGLNINKLQEGFKKLYGSTVNNYVQKKRLDAAYNLLTKTDLSISEIVNAIGLSSKSYFSKIFKEKYEISPSDFRKKHRNQ, from the coding sequence ATGAATTCTATTCAAGTAAATTCCCTGCCCTTAAAAGATGTAATTAGGGACATTGCCCAAGTTTTTAATATTTCACATACCGAAAATTGCGGAGAATATTTATTGCAATTGCCCCCTTCAGTTGGCGAGGGCACTATCCGCGGCATTAACTTTGATGGCGGCTTGGGTCTTATCCAGTACGATTGTATCTTTAATAAAGACTTTGAAATTCACTTTGTAGTAAACAATGTACACCCTCTTAAGTTCCTCTATACTGTTAATGGAATTCTTCATCATCGCTTTGAAAATGAGGAAGAACTGCACGAAATAAACCAATATCAGAACGCAATTGTAGCCAGCAGTAAACACAATGGGCACGTTTTGTTTTTTAAGGCTGAAGAAAAAATAAAGGTTAACAGTCTTGAAATAGACCGGGAGAAATTTCAAACTAAGATGGAATGTGATATAAACAGCCTGGACGATGAACTAGAAAAACTGTTCAAGGATATAGAAGCCAGCGGCGCTTTTTATTACAATGGAAATTATAGTTTAAATATTGCAGACATTTTAAACCAGATGATTGATTTTACTGCCGAAAATTTTACGCGAAAACTGTTTTTGGAAGGCATGGCGTACCAAATTTTAACCCATCAAATATTACAATATCAAGACGACAAAATGGATGAGGGCAACCGCACCTTGCTTCGCTCTTCAGAGTTAAAACAGATACATATGGCTTCCAGTTTAATCGAGAACAACATTTCCCAAATACCCACTGTGGAAAATCTGGCAAAAGAAGCTGGCTTAAATATCAATAAATTACAGGAAGGGTTTAAAAAGCTTTACGGTTCTACCGTAAACAACTATGTGCAGAAAAAAAGATTAGATGCCGCCTATAATTTATTAACCAAAACCGATTTAAGCATTTCAGAAATTGTAAACGCCATTGGGTTGAGCAGCAAAAGCTACTTCTCAAAAATTTTTAAGGAGAAATATGAAATCTCTCCATCAGATTTTCGGAAGAAACACAGAAATCAATAA
- the purB gene encoding adenylosuccinate lyase, giving the protein MYTNALQAISPIDGRYASKTASLIPYFSEEALIRYRVQVEIEYFIALVELELPQLIDFDRSIFSQLRDLYLEFTVQDAVKIKETEKVTNHDVKAVEYFIKEKFDSLNLQKYKEFIHFGLTSQDINNTAIPLSLKDAINNVYVPLLEEVKNKLKSLSEEWAKVSMLARTHGQPASPTRLGKEIEVFVVRIEEQFDLMNDIKSAAKFGGATGNFNAHKVAYPDIDWRAFGKKFVQDNLGLHHSFPTTQIEHYDHMAALFDCLKRINNILIDLDRDIWTYVSMDYFKQKIKKGEVGSSAMPHKVNPIDFENSEGNLGIANALFEHLSGKLPISRLQRDLTDSTVLRNIGVPIGHTLIAFHSTLKGLNKLLLNQSKFDEDLENNWAVVAEAIQTILRREGYPNPYEALKGLTRTNERINQTSIANFIETLEIPESVKQEMRNITPSNYTGI; this is encoded by the coding sequence ATGTACACTAACGCTTTACAAGCCATTTCCCCGATAGACGGTAGATACGCCTCAAAAACGGCAAGCCTTATCCCTTATTTTTCTGAAGAAGCCCTCATACGTTACCGTGTACAGGTAGAAATTGAATATTTTATAGCTTTGGTAGAATTGGAACTTCCCCAATTAATTGATTTTGATCGAAGCATTTTTTCCCAATTAAGAGACCTCTACCTTGAATTTACCGTTCAAGATGCAGTTAAAATCAAGGAAACCGAAAAGGTAACAAACCACGATGTAAAAGCCGTTGAATACTTCATAAAGGAAAAGTTTGATTCTTTAAACCTTCAGAAATATAAAGAGTTTATCCATTTTGGCCTGACTTCACAGGATATAAACAACACTGCCATTCCACTTTCGCTTAAAGATGCCATAAACAACGTGTACGTTCCGCTTTTGGAGGAAGTTAAAAATAAATTGAAATCACTTTCCGAAGAATGGGCAAAAGTTTCCATGCTTGCGCGAACGCACGGCCAACCCGCTTCCCCAACACGTTTGGGTAAAGAAATAGAAGTTTTTGTGGTGCGAATTGAGGAACAGTTTGATTTGATGAATGATATTAAAAGTGCCGCGAAATTTGGTGGCGCCACAGGCAACTTCAATGCACACAAAGTAGCCTATCCCGATATTGATTGGAGAGCGTTCGGAAAGAAATTTGTGCAGGATAATTTAGGGCTGCACCACTCCTTTCCTACCACCCAGATTGAGCATTACGACCACATGGCAGCTCTTTTTGATTGTTTGAAACGAATCAACAATATTTTGATTGATCTGGACAGGGATATTTGGACCTATGTTTCAATGGATTATTTCAAACAAAAAATTAAAAAAGGTGAAGTAGGCTCCAGCGCCATGCCGCATAAGGTAAACCCTATAGATTTTGAAAACAGTGAAGGAAACTTGGGGATTGCGAATGCGCTTTTTGAGCATCTCTCGGGAAAACTTCCTATAAGTAGATTGCAACGCGATCTTACCGATAGCACGGTTTTAAGAAATATTGGCGTTCCCATTGGGCATACGCTTATAGCTTTTCACTCTACTTTGAAAGGTCTGAACAAGTTATTGTTGAACCAATCAAAATTTGATGAAGATCTGGAGAACAATTGGGCTGTTGTGGCAGAAGCCATCCAAACCATTTTAAGGAGAGAAGGCTATCCTAATCCTTATGAGGCGTTAAAAGGATTGACGCGAACCAATGAACGTATTAACCAAACTTCCATTGCAAATTTTATTGAAACGCTAGAAATACCTGAAAGTGTTAAACAGGAAATGCGAAACATCACCCCATCAAACTACACTGGAATTTAG
- a CDS encoding DUF4252 domain-containing protein: MILVKYCMVLALTAIALTSCSDKSLQKYLVEKQDDDKFVKMDIAASLLQGNTSNFTQEEKDILNTIKKVNVVAYPIIEGDTADYVKERQELKAILDQEQYKELTRIKSNDWNATLKYMGEEDAIDEVIVFAIDDTRGFAVFRLLGDNMRPDQMLKLMKSAERGDLDVSKLKGFGEIFKD; this comes from the coding sequence ATGATACTGGTAAAATATTGTATGGTCTTAGCGCTAACTGCAATAGCCCTAACTTCCTGTAGCGACAAGTCTTTGCAGAAGTATTTAGTAGAAAAACAGGATGATGACAAGTTCGTAAAGATGGACATCGCTGCTAGTTTGCTTCAAGGAAACACCAGCAATTTCACCCAAGAAGAAAAGGATATACTGAACACTATAAAAAAAGTAAATGTGGTGGCTTACCCTATTATTGAAGGTGACACTGCAGATTATGTAAAAGAGCGCCAAGAACTTAAGGCAATTTTGGATCAAGAGCAATACAAAGAATTGACCCGGATAAAAAGCAACGATTGGAATGCTACCTTAAAATATATGGGTGAAGAAGACGCCATAGACGAGGTAATTGTTTTTGCAATTGATGATACACGTGGCTTTGCGGTTTTTAGATTGTTGGGAGATAATATGCGTCCAGATCAAATGCTAAAACTTATGAAATCTGCAGAGCGGGGTGATTTGGACGTCTCTAAACTAAAAGGTTTCGGAGAAATTTTTAAAGATTAA
- a CDS encoding DUF4252 domain-containing protein — translation MKKAAIIIALAIAPMVSWSQNAFDSFENEKDVTAVVVTKNMFKLLSKMDLNSTDPEAQAYLKMVNDLENIKIFTTDNPVVSSKMDAAVAKYISTSKNLGELMRVKEDGRNIKFYSKEGKNENFVSELLMHMDGIVDGKPTTIIMSITGNIDLKQISKLTEDLKVPGSEELKNIDKKKKQ, via the coding sequence ATGAAAAAAGCAGCAATAATAATAGCACTGGCAATAGCACCAATGGTTTCTTGGTCACAGAACGCGTTTGATTCCTTTGAAAACGAAAAGGACGTAACCGCTGTGGTAGTTACCAAAAATATGTTCAAACTTTTGAGCAAAATGGACCTTAATTCCACCGACCCGGAAGCACAAGCATATCTGAAAATGGTGAACGATTTAGAAAACATCAAGATTTTTACAACAGATAACCCTGTAGTGTCTTCAAAAATGGATGCTGCGGTAGCAAAATATATTTCAACCTCTAAGAATTTGGGTGAATTGATGCGCGTAAAGGAGGATGGGAGAAATATTAAATTTTACAGCAAAGAAGGTAAGAACGAAAACTTTGTAAGCGAACTATTGATGCATATGGACGGAATTGTGGACGGAAAACCTACAACCATTATAATGAGCATCACTGGAAATATCGATTTAAAACAAATTTCAAAGCTTACTGAGGACCTGAAGGTTCCCGGTAGCGAAGAACTGAAGAATATCGATAAAAAGAAAAAACAATAA
- a CDS encoding RNA polymerase sigma factor codes for MEKTEFIALVIPFKDKLYRLAKRILISKDEAEDAVQEVFMKLWNGKQNIENYNNPEAFAITMTKNYCLDRLKSKQASNLKIVHSNYQTSENIEKKIEANDGVEMVFKIMETLPEQQRIVLQLRDVEQFEFSEIAQMLDSNETAIRVALSRARKAVRDAMIKNYNYGIS; via the coding sequence ATGGAAAAGACTGAATTTATTGCTTTAGTAATACCTTTTAAAGATAAATTGTACCGTTTGGCAAAGCGAATTTTAATATCAAAAGATGAAGCTGAGGATGCCGTGCAGGAAGTATTTATGAAATTGTGGAATGGAAAACAAAATATTGAAAACTATAATAATCCTGAAGCGTTTGCAATCACAATGACGAAGAATTACTGCTTGGATCGTTTGAAATCGAAACAGGCCTCAAACCTTAAAATTGTGCACAGCAATTATCAGACTTCCGAAAATATTGAAAAAAAAATTGAGGCAAATGATGGGGTTGAAATGGTTTTTAAGATAATGGAAACTCTGCCAGAACAGCAGCGTATTGTACTCCAACTGCGCGATGTAGAACAATTTGAGTTTTCTGAAATTGCGCAGATGCTTGATAGTAATGAAACAGCAATACGAGTGGCACTATCCCGGGCCCGAAAAGCAGTTAGGGATGCAATGATAAAAAATTATAATTATGGAATCAGCTAA
- a CDS encoding S41 family peptidase, with amino-acid sequence MKRKIFISLLTISVLFVSCFEDADDNFRSASTLDIQNFIYRGLNYYYLYKADTPELANDAFANQEELEDFLNNYDTPESLFDYLLSPQDRFSNLYSDFRVIEDALSGISLSNGMEFGLVYYPDGSGNVFGYVRYVLPNTDAEAQGLERGDIFTTIDNQQLTENNFNDLLAPNSYTIGLATYDGSNFVPTGETALLNKTQYNENPVYKVKTLDINGEKIGYIMYNAFTRDYEVELNNAFAQLKSEGVTNLVLDLRYNGGGSVETATDLASMITGQFNGQVFYKEFWNEDRQAENAQDGLFDSTISNGSAINSLNLANVYILTTQRTASASELVINGLDPYINTVQVGDTTTGKFQASFLLYDAPAPAFSRQYADPSHYYAMLPLVFKTANVAGNTDYVEGLFPEIPLQENYFNLGELGDENEPLLAAALFEIAGKPFPVKREVPKLKEFTDSNANSPIDGKMIANQ; translated from the coding sequence ATGAAAAGAAAAATTTTCATTTCCCTTCTAACTATCTCGGTACTTTTTGTTTCTTGTTTTGAAGATGCGGACGATAATTTTCGATCGGCATCCACCCTTGATATTCAAAATTTTATTTACCGAGGGTTAAATTATTATTACCTCTATAAAGCCGACACTCCTGAACTTGCTAATGATGCCTTTGCAAACCAGGAGGAATTGGAGGATTTTTTAAACAATTATGACACCCCAGAATCCCTCTTTGATTATCTATTGTCGCCACAGGACCGCTTCAGTAACCTTTACAGTGATTTTAGGGTAATAGAAGATGCCCTAAGCGGAATTAGCCTAAGCAATGGAATGGAATTTGGCTTAGTATATTATCCCGACGGTAGTGGGAATGTGTTTGGTTACGTACGCTATGTTTTACCAAATACTGATGCCGAAGCGCAGGGGTTAGAGAGGGGCGATATTTTCACAACCATAGACAACCAACAATTAACCGAAAACAATTTTAATGATTTGTTAGCGCCAAATAGCTATACAATTGGACTTGCAACATATGATGGTTCAAATTTTGTTCCAACCGGTGAGACGGCCTTGCTAAACAAAACCCAATATAACGAGAATCCAGTTTACAAAGTAAAAACGCTGGATATTAACGGTGAAAAGATAGGATACATAATGTATAATGCATTTACCCGAGATTACGAGGTGGAACTCAACAATGCTTTTGCACAACTAAAATCTGAAGGCGTAACCAATTTGGTTCTGGATTTGAGATACAATGGTGGTGGCTCGGTAGAAACCGCAACCGACCTTGCCAGCATGATTACGGGGCAATTTAACGGACAAGTATTTTACAAAGAATTTTGGAATGAAGATCGGCAGGCCGAAAACGCACAGGATGGTCTGTTTGATAGTACCATTAGCAACGGATCAGCCATAAACAGTCTTAACTTGGCCAATGTATATATTCTTACTACCCAAAGAACAGCTTCTGCAAGTGAGTTAGTCATAAACGGTCTCGATCCTTATATCAATACTGTCCAAGTGGGTGATACAACTACTGGAAAATTCCAAGCCTCGTTTTTGCTTTATGATGCTCCAGCACCTGCTTTTAGTAGACAATATGCAGACCCATCTCATTATTACGCCATGCTTCCTTTGGTTTTCAAGACTGCAAACGTGGCAGGGAATACTGATTACGTAGAGGGTTTATTTCCAGAGATTCCATTACAGGAAAATTATTTTAATTTGGGTGAATTAGGAGATGAAAACGAGCCTTTATTGGCCGCGGCCCTATTTGAAATAGCAGGAAAACCCTTTCCAGTAAAAAGAGAAGTTCCAAAACTTAAAGAGTTTACAGATAGTAATGCAAACTCCCCTATCGATGGAAAAATGATTGCTAATCAATAA
- a CDS encoding YncE family protein: protein MMNKILFLAITALFFVSCSNDDDGQAEYVPAAFEKGILVTNEGPFGNGSGNITFISEDYSTVTQNIYRTVNGTELGNVVQSMGFQDDNAYIVVNNSNKIMIANRYSFEAVDSIKTGINNPRYFMGADGSRGYITNWGDPNDNADDFVAVVDLRNNTVSSTIPVSFGPERIVSYNNKIYVAHHGGFGQNNLISIISGNTLEGTITVGDAPNSMGVSGNSLFVLCGGNPSYTGNETAGSLVEINLSNNQVLNTYTFGNTDHPSSLTMDGSNLFYSLNGKVYKLNMGSITLPGNDIVNGFFYALEAKDGLLYVTDADDFASRGSLKIYDLSTNQQIQDFQTGIVPGGIYFNE from the coding sequence ATGATGAATAAAATACTTTTTTTAGCTATTACAGCTCTATTTTTTGTGTCTTGTAGCAATGACGATGATGGCCAGGCAGAATACGTACCCGCGGCTTTTGAAAAGGGAATTTTAGTAACCAATGAGGGGCCCTTTGGAAACGGAAGTGGAAATATCACATTCATTTCTGAAGATTACAGTACTGTCACGCAAAATATTTACAGAACTGTAAATGGTACCGAATTGGGCAATGTAGTCCAATCCATGGGGTTTCAGGATGACAACGCTTATATTGTTGTAAACAATTCAAACAAAATTATGATTGCTAACAGGTATTCCTTTGAAGCTGTTGATTCAATAAAAACCGGAATTAATAATCCACGTTACTTTATGGGGGCCGATGGAAGTAGAGGGTATATAACAAACTGGGGAGATCCCAACGACAACGCTGATGATTTTGTTGCTGTGGTAGATTTGCGTAACAATACAGTGTCATCCACTATTCCAGTTTCTTTTGGGCCAGAGCGTATAGTATCCTATAATAATAAAATTTATGTAGCCCATCACGGAGGATTTGGACAGAACAATTTAATTTCCATAATTTCTGGCAATACACTTGAAGGTACAATTACGGTAGGTGATGCTCCAAACTCCATGGGGGTTTCAGGTAATTCCTTGTTTGTTTTGTGTGGAGGAAACCCAAGTTATACTGGTAATGAAACGGCCGGTTCTCTTGTGGAAATAAACCTTTCAAACAACCAAGTTTTAAATACATACACTTTTGGAAATACAGACCATCCATCGAGTTTAACAATGGATGGAAGCAATCTTTTTTACTCTTTAAACGGAAAAGTATATAAGCTAAACATGGGTTCTATAACCTTACCCGGAAACGATATTGTCAATGGCTTTTTCTATGCTTTGGAAGCAAAGGATGGATTACTGTATGTTACAGATGCAGACGATTTTGCGAGTAGAGGGTCTTTAAAAATATATGACCTTTCTACCAACCAACAGATTCAAGATTTCCAAACGGGAATTGTGCCGGGAGGAATTTATTTTAATGAATAA
- a CDS encoding TonB-dependent receptor, producing the protein MKQIGFHIILIIFLCSISANAQLDSIQHLLEVMLTDSKLVHFSKGFKLEKLDDSIVGRNASSLTETLQYNSTIYFKENGYGMVSSPSFRGTNAAQTAIIWNGININSVFTGQTDFNIISPLNYDEISIRSGGGGVQYGSGAVGGSIHLNNTFSFKKIDTTELGLRFGSFATLGGSVSTTHTWGNHYLNVGVDFISSDNDYDYVGKNQKNNHGEFLRFSAKINEARKLENGVATWNSEYIYNDRNFSGSLNTVGKDAYIDIATRNLWQIQQKLGAFQTKIAAAHLFEQFRYFPDSEESFYDEGSANTFVSYLQAEVFLLKKLRVNGKLEYNYITAEGTNVGKNDRKTLATVLLLNHRVSKNFSYGLNLRKEFLNDFENPWLFSADAKWKISPRYGIRLNGSKNYRVPTFNDLYWYAGGNLELQPETSYQGEFGQEFSFGNFNVDVAAYYIFSEDLIKWIPGNGGHWQPVNIQKTTNYGLEAVVGYFIKLSKDQTLDFNANYSYTQAEDLEKKKQLIYVPFHKASGMLQYNYKKLAVYAQGLCNGKAYTTTDNSDSVAGYTVFNFGAEYKLPFEPNITFGGRLKNVFNTYYENVSFRPMPSRNFEIFLNFKI; encoded by the coding sequence ATGAAGCAAATAGGTTTCCATATTATTTTGATTATTTTTCTGTGTTCCATTTCTGCGAATGCACAATTGGATAGTATTCAGCATTTGCTCGAAGTTATGCTGACCGATTCTAAACTCGTACATTTTTCAAAAGGTTTTAAACTTGAAAAACTTGATGATTCCATTGTGGGGAGAAATGCTAGTTCACTAACAGAAACACTTCAGTATAATTCTACAATTTATTTTAAGGAGAACGGATATGGTATGGTTTCCTCTCCTTCCTTTCGAGGAACAAATGCCGCCCAGACTGCCATAATTTGGAACGGAATCAATATAAATTCGGTCTTCACCGGGCAGACCGATTTTAATATAATTTCTCCATTAAACTATGATGAAATTTCAATAAGAAGTGGCGGTGGTGGGGTACAATACGGCAGTGGTGCCGTGGGTGGCAGTATTCATTTAAATAATACTTTTTCTTTTAAAAAAATAGATACCACGGAGCTTGGCCTTCGCTTTGGAAGTTTTGCAACTTTGGGGGGCAGTGTCAGTACTACACATACCTGGGGCAATCATTATTTGAATGTAGGTGTGGATTTTATCAGTTCAGATAACGATTACGATTATGTGGGAAAAAATCAAAAAAACAATCACGGAGAATTTTTACGTTTTTCAGCAAAAATAAATGAAGCCCGAAAACTGGAGAATGGCGTGGCAACCTGGAATTCGGAATATATCTATAACGATCGAAACTTTTCAGGAAGTTTAAATACGGTTGGGAAAGATGCCTATATAGACATCGCTACGCGGAATCTTTGGCAGATACAGCAAAAATTGGGAGCATTTCAGACAAAAATTGCTGCGGCACATCTCTTTGAACAGTTCCGTTACTTCCCCGATAGTGAAGAATCATTTTATGACGAAGGAAGCGCCAATACATTTGTCAGTTACCTTCAAGCAGAGGTTTTTCTTCTGAAGAAGTTACGCGTTAATGGAAAGTTGGAGTATAATTATATCACTGCTGAAGGGACTAATGTGGGAAAAAATGACCGAAAAACGCTGGCTACAGTACTTTTGTTGAATCATAGGGTATCTAAGAATTTCAGTTATGGATTGAATCTACGGAAAGAGTTTTTGAATGATTTTGAAAATCCGTGGCTCTTTTCTGCAGATGCAAAGTGGAAAATCTCTCCACGTTATGGAATTCGATTAAATGGTTCAAAAAACTACCGTGTTCCTACATTCAACGATTTGTATTGGTACGCAGGCGGAAATCTTGAATTGCAACCGGAAACTTCGTATCAAGGGGAATTTGGACAGGAATTTTCATTTGGAAATTTTAATGTCGATGTTGCGGCTTATTATATTTTTTCCGAGGATTTAATAAAATGGATCCCCGGAAATGGAGGCCATTGGCAACCTGTGAATATCCAAAAAACAACCAATTATGGTCTTGAGGCAGTTGTTGGTTATTTTATTAAATTAAGCAAAGACCAAACATTGGATTTCAACGCAAATTATTCCTATACGCAGGCGGAAGATTTGGAAAAGAAAAAACAGCTAATCTACGTGCCCTTCCATAAAGCCAGTGGAATGTTACAATATAATTATAAAAAGCTTGCTGTTTACGCTCAAGGTTTGTGTAATGGTAAAGCTTATACCACAACCGACAATAGTGATAGTGTTGCGGGTTATACTGTTTTCAACTTTGGCGCAGAATATAAATTACCTTTTGAACCAAATATCACTTTTGGAGGAAGACTTAAAAATGTTTTCAACACCTATTATGAAAATGTTTCTTTTAGACCCATGCCTTCGCGAAATTTCGAAATATTCTTAAACTTTAAAATATAA